TGGGCTGCCCGCCGCCGGCCGGGTTGGAGGCGTCGTTGCCCTCCTTGGCGATCGCGTCGATGACCTTCAGGCCGGCCTCGTCGATCGTGCCGAACGTCGTGTAGCTCGGCGGGAACTGCGAGTCGCGGAAGACCAGGAAGAACTGCGAGCCGTTGGTGTTCGCGCCCGCGTTGGCCATCGCCAGCGTGCCGGCCGGGTAGGTCTCGTCGCCGCTGAGCTCGTCGTCGAACGAGTAGCCCGGGCCGCCGGCGCTGGTGCCGGTCGGGTCGCCGCACTGCAGGATGCCGAAGCCCTCCTGGTCGCCGATGCGCGGGCAGGTGGTGTCGTCGTAGAAGCCCTGCTCGGCCAGCGACACGAACGAGTTGACCGTGCACGGGGCGTCGGCCGCGTCGAGCGTCAGGCCGATGTCGCCGAAGTTGGTGGTGATGGTCGCCGCGACGGTGCCCTCGGCAGGCGCCTCCGCGTCGGGGGCGTCGACCTCGCGGGCCGGCTCCTGGCCGTCGGAGGGGTAGTCGCACGTGGCGGTCTTGCCGGAGGCGGCCGAGGAGTCGGACGACGGCGACTCGCTGGTCGACTCCTGCGCGGTGTCGGAGGAGCCGTCGCCCTCGTTGCCGCACCCGGCCAGGACGAGGACGGACAGGCAGGCCAGCACGGCGGCGGGACGGGACAGTGAGGGTCGCTTCGACATGGCGCCGATCGTAACCAGCACCCGTCACATCTCCTCGTGGGTGTCGGGGTCGCCGCCGAAGAGCCGGCCGTCGTCCTCGGCCAGGGCACCGATCGCGTCGACCTCGTCGGGGGCCAGCTCGAAGCCGAACACGTCGAGGTTCTGCCGCTGGCGCTCCGGGTCGGCGGACTTCGGGATCGGCAGCGTCCCGAGCTGGACGTGCCAGCGCAGGATGACCTGCCCGGGCGTCACGCCGTGGGCCCGGGCGGCCGACGTGACGGCGTCCTCGTCGAGCGGTGCGCGGCGCTTGCCCATCGGGCTCCACGCCTCGGTGACGATGCCGAGCCGCGCGTGCACCTCGCGCATCCGCTCCTGCGGGAACCGCGGGTGCAGCTCCACCTGGTTGACCGCCGGGACCACGCCGGTGTCGTCGATGATCCGGGTGAGGTGCTCCTCGGTGAAGTTCGAGACGCCGATCGAGCGGACCAGCCCGTCGCGCTGCAGCTGCACGAGCGCCCGCCACGCCTCGACGTACTTCCCCCGGCCCGGGTTGGGCCAGTGGATGAGGTGGAGGTCGGTGCGCTCGACGCCGAGGCGCTCGAGCGAGCCGCGCACCGAGGCGATCGCGTCGTCGTACGCGTGGTGGCGGCCCGGGATCTTGCTCGCGACGACGACCTCGTCGCGGGGGAGGCCGGAGCGGCGCAGCGCCGCCCCGACCTCCTCCTCGTTCTCGTAGTTCACGGCCGTGTCGAGCATCCGGTAGCCGGCCTCGAGGGCGCCGACCAGCGCGGTGGTGCCGTCCTCGCCCGTCAGCGGGTAGGTGCCGAAGCCGACTGCGGGGAGGGTGGTGCCGTCGTTGAGCTCGTGGACTGGGGTGTGGGCCATGCGTCCAACCTAGGCGAGCGGCGTCCGGGCAGCGCGAGCAGCGCACCCAGTGCTCCGAGCAGGCACAGGACGCCGATGACCGTGCACCCGACGGCGAGCCCGTCCATGAACGCGGTGGCGAGGGCGTCCTGCACGGCTGGGACCCGGTCGCCGATCGCGGAGGCGACGGCGACGCCGTCCTGGGCGGCCTCGAGCTGGCCGGACGGCAGGCTGCCGGCCAGCAGCTCGGCGAGCCGGTCGGCGTACACGCTGGAGAAGATCGAGCCGATGACGGCGACGCCGAGGGTGCCGCCGAGCTCACGGGTCGCGTCGTTGACCGCCGAGCCGACGCCGGCGCGTGCCGGCGGCAAGACCTGGAGGATCGACTCCGTCGCAGGTGTGCTGACCAGGCCGAGCCCGATGCCCATCAGGACCATCTGCGGGACGATCACGGTGGCGTAGTCGACGTCGACGCCGCTGCGCGAGATCCACAGGAACGAGGCGCCGAGCAT
This genomic interval from Nocardioides palaemonis contains the following:
- a CDS encoding peptidylprolyl isomerase — its product is MSKRPSLSRPAAVLACLSVLVLAGCGNEGDGSSDTAQESTSESPSSDSSAASGKTATCDYPSDGQEPAREVDAPDAEAPAEGTVAATITTNFGDIGLTLDAADAPCTVNSFVSLAEQGFYDDTTCPRIGDQEGFGILQCGDPTGTSAGGPGYSFDDELSGDETYPAGTLAMANAGANTNGSQFFLVFRDSQFPPSYTTFGTIDEAGLKVIDAIAKEGNDASNPAGGGQPNKEVTIEKVTVS
- a CDS encoding aldo/keto reductase, with the translated sequence MAHTPVHELNDGTTLPAVGFGTYPLTGEDGTTALVGALEAGYRMLDTAVNYENEEEVGAALRRSGLPRDEVVVASKIPGRHHAYDDAIASVRGSLERLGVERTDLHLIHWPNPGRGKYVEAWRALVQLQRDGLVRSIGVSNFTEEHLTRIIDDTGVVPAVNQVELHPRFPQERMREVHARLGIVTEAWSPMGKRRAPLDEDAVTSAARAHGVTPGQVILRWHVQLGTLPIPKSADPERQRQNLDVFGFELAPDEVDAIGALAEDDGRLFGGDPDTHEEM